A genomic segment from Methanolobus zinderi encodes:
- a CDS encoding DUF7266 family protein, whose protein sequence is MRSLTDDENAVSISIGFILTFSITVLVLVTILTSFYSLMDQAEQTVMRDEYEIHGNDIAVKITTIDTMAGNAIRSGSDIGEIRYSLSLPEKIAGQTYSIEFSNTTNDIVFASEDRDETRVKIPFSTEDTTVLPTTLYSSKSEYSIVYNPDARTIEIS, encoded by the coding sequence ATGAGAAGTCTGACAGATGATGAGAATGCTGTTTCAATTTCAATCGGATTCATTCTCACATTCTCAATCACTGTGCTTGTACTTGTGACCATCCTGACATCGTTCTACTCATTGATGGACCAGGCTGAACAGACTGTCATGCGCGACGAATATGAGATACACGGGAATGACATTGCAGTCAAGATAACTACCATCGACACCATGGCAGGAAATGCTATCAGGTCCGGTTCGGACATAGGAGAGATCAGATATAGCCTATCACTACCTGAAAAGATTGCAGGCCAGACATATTCGATAGAATTTTCGAACACGACAAACGACATTGTCTTCGCATCAGAAGACAGGGACGAGACGAGGGTAAAGATACCTTTCTCAACCGAGGATACAACAGTGCTCCCAACAACCCTCTATAGTTCAAAAAGTGAATACAGTATCGTATATAATCCAGATGCAAGGACCATAGAGATATCCTGA
- a CDS encoding DUF7289 family protein has product MTGRKNRSKDFSSSEEALTEVVDFTITLGIMLLALGVIGVVGYPMLEHMQDTGHLENIEQSFSVLKPNMNKVVYGKAPSQSVELKMHGGVVAVTGHSYMNISMQTWNESTSSAEVVAVERQLRMIENEFADTSIAYENTGAWAKYPQGSAVAISKPDFAYDRNTLLIPMVTISGSSGISGSGLIRVISDGGQLSVSRYENVSHVNITIMSDYYDGWAKYLNESMEMHILDMNAANTTVTAGRSFSPNIDVITSISPMSVKVE; this is encoded by the coding sequence ATGACCGGCAGAAAAAACAGATCAAAGGATTTCAGTTCATCCGAAGAAGCTCTTACAGAGGTAGTGGACTTCACAATAACCCTCGGAATAATGCTTCTGGCTCTGGGAGTCATCGGAGTTGTCGGATACCCTATGCTTGAGCACATGCAGGATACAGGACATCTCGAGAATATAGAGCAGAGCTTTTCGGTCCTCAAACCCAACATGAACAAAGTAGTTTACGGTAAAGCACCTTCGCAGTCAGTTGAATTGAAAATGCATGGAGGAGTTGTAGCGGTTACCGGACACAGCTATATGAACATCAGTATGCAGACATGGAATGAATCCACATCTTCTGCAGAGGTAGTAGCTGTTGAAAGACAATTGAGGATGATCGAAAACGAGTTTGCGGATACATCCATTGCGTATGAGAATACCGGTGCATGGGCGAAGTATCCACAGGGAAGTGCTGTAGCAATATCAAAGCCTGACTTTGCATATGACAGGAATACACTTCTGATACCGATGGTAACAATTTCCGGCTCAAGCGGTATCTCGGGATCAGGACTTATCAGAGTGATCTCCGATGGTGGCCAGCTGTCTGTTTCCAGATACGAGAACGTATCGCATGTGAATATAACCATTATGAGTGACTATTATGATGGCTGGGCAAAATACCTTAACGAATCCATGGAGATGCATATCCTGGATATGAACGCAGCTAACACTACTGTCACTGCAGGCAGAAGTTTCAGTCCAAATATCGATGTTATTACTTCAATTTCACCCATGAGCGTGAAAGTAGAATAA
- a CDS encoding DUF7289 family protein: MRSLFKSEKAASAVVGVLIILALTITSTSAILLYATPTINDMQDMANAQRVEQAFTVFDSRTSKVALGESPSQTTSFSIMDGSIEVNGDSDSYNESQVVIICVDMNATWYNDTFKKNRNRWRGWEPHLNETGMNEFNASMGSITYTKEGRIIGYEGGGVWSKYPNGKAVMISPPEFHYNGETLTLPIMKVSGTDVSSGTADVDVTVSSNNMPVVMYPNPSADTRRINPLNSDKVLIYIKSEFYNAWADYANSLAYASAEKDDANKTAVVELEVIPAMGKDKLKTAFKVGKVNPYSNDPIWDFSFDLGARSNQELNSLNYELIATAGAKTLTYKLQKRKGHDQLTIDLLYEDTSSGGGIESWTGGATDVFYISGEKEDAESTVDLLSTSLNLTYDESNDDFSWETVNYTSGDELPLFNLTQHYMKLITEDGSVIFNIHSPGNSDPVDYDESTLTLYYDGMPGSITYLHVSRNDLSATLR; encoded by the coding sequence ATGAGAAGCCTGTTTAAATCAGAAAAAGCCGCATCTGCTGTTGTAGGAGTACTAATAATCCTGGCACTTACAATCACATCCACAAGTGCAATCCTGCTTTATGCAACACCTACTATTAATGACATGCAGGACATGGCAAACGCCCAGAGGGTGGAACAGGCGTTCACGGTATTCGATTCACGCACAAGTAAGGTAGCCCTGGGGGAATCTCCCAGCCAGACCACATCATTCTCTATTATGGATGGAAGCATAGAGGTAAACGGTGACAGCGATTCCTATAACGAAAGCCAGGTAGTAATAATCTGCGTTGACATGAATGCCACATGGTACAATGATACATTTAAAAAGAACAGAAATAGATGGAGAGGATGGGAACCACACCTTAATGAAACCGGGATGAATGAATTCAACGCCTCCATGGGCAGTATCACCTATACCAAAGAAGGCAGGATAATCGGTTACGAAGGAGGGGGAGTCTGGTCTAAATATCCCAACGGCAAAGCAGTAATGATATCTCCACCGGAGTTTCACTATAATGGTGAAACGCTTACATTACCAATAATGAAGGTAAGTGGAACAGATGTGTCAAGTGGAACAGCCGATGTTGATGTAACAGTTAGTTCCAACAACATGCCTGTTGTAATGTACCCAAATCCTTCGGCAGATACCAGAAGGATAAATCCCCTGAATTCAGATAAAGTACTTATTTACATAAAAAGTGAATTTTATAACGCATGGGCAGACTATGCGAATTCCCTGGCATATGCAAGTGCTGAGAAGGATGATGCAAATAAGACTGCAGTTGTAGAGCTTGAAGTAATTCCTGCAATGGGAAAAGACAAACTAAAAACAGCTTTTAAAGTTGGAAAAGTAAATCCATATTCAAACGACCCAATATGGGATTTTTCTTTTGATCTTGGGGCACGGTCGAATCAGGAGCTTAATTCTTTAAACTATGAATTAATTGCTACAGCAGGAGCAAAAACCCTTACATACAAACTCCAAAAACGTAAAGGACATGATCAACTCACAATCGATCTCCTGTATGAAGATACTTCATCAGGAGGAGGGATCGAATCATGGACCGGAGGAGCTACGGACGTATTTTACATCAGCGGTGAAAAAGAAGATGCAGAATCCACTGTGGACTTACTTTCTACATCATTGAATCTGACATATGATGAAAGTAATGATGACTTTTCATGGGAAACTGTAAATTATACCTCAGGAGATGAGTTACCTCTTTTCAATCTAACCCAGCATTACATGAAACTTATTACAGAGGATGGATCTGTGATTTTCAACATTCATTCACCTGGGAATTCAGACCCTGTAGATTATGATGAATCCACCCTTACACTATATTACGATGGAATGCCGGGCAGTATCACATACCTGCATGTGAGCAGGAACGATCTTTCTGCAACTTTGAGGTAA
- a CDS encoding DUF7287 family protein: MFDKKGQIAIDFLLGISLVLIALGFTIQFIPGLFISGSAGESSLDYTAYRTAAVLAEDTGWWENITMNGTDWENHPDGMLRIGLAADDEPRSRLTDTPNLISKKKTEQFLLLNESTIIEKLGLYNDVEDTHFAYGYNISILKNDRYLVLNNTTVHRGLPVPGDREMSGITRIVLIETGTVASFDAKELPVDPYSPGSENTIINITGPLNYELTIEIDNLNISGVDPSFKKLVLDGTNLNEGTDYTAYKVINGTELPLTSTGKIDSGGTVIFRMDPGLFSGSHTYQLQIDMKDITFTNTAPPIPEYSEQQEILYEPAYLEVVVWQ, translated from the coding sequence ATGTTTGATAAAAAAGGGCAGATTGCAATAGATTTTCTACTGGGAATATCACTAGTGCTTATTGCCCTTGGATTCACAATACAGTTCATACCAGGTCTCTTTATTTCCGGATCAGCAGGAGAGAGCAGCCTCGACTATACAGCCTACCGTACCGCTGCGGTTCTTGCAGAAGATACTGGCTGGTGGGAGAACATCACAATGAACGGGACAGACTGGGAAAACCATCCCGATGGCATGTTGAGGATAGGACTTGCAGCGGATGATGAACCCCGATCCAGGCTTACCGATACACCCAATCTCATTTCAAAAAAGAAAACTGAACAATTTTTGCTTCTTAATGAAAGCACGATAATCGAGAAACTTGGCCTTTACAATGACGTTGAAGACACTCATTTTGCTTACGGGTACAATATCTCTATTCTAAAAAATGACCGGTATCTTGTTCTGAATAATACAACAGTTCACAGGGGCCTCCCTGTTCCCGGTGACAGGGAAATGTCCGGAATCACACGCATAGTACTGATTGAAACAGGAACTGTAGCCAGCTTTGATGCAAAAGAGCTTCCTGTGGATCCGTATTCACCCGGATCTGAAAATACAATAATAAACATAACCGGTCCGCTGAATTACGAACTTACAATCGAAATTGATAATCTGAACATAAGCGGAGTAGACCCGAGTTTTAAGAAACTTGTTCTGGACGGAACAAATCTTAATGAAGGAACGGATTATACAGCGTACAAAGTAATCAATGGAACTGAACTGCCACTGACAAGCACAGGTAAGATCGACAGTGGAGGCACTGTGATATTCCGTATGGACCCGGGACTTTTTAGCGGGTCCCATACTTATCAGCTGCAAATTGACATGAAGGACATAACATTCACAAATACCGCACCTCCCATCCCGGAATATTCAGAGCAGCAGGAAATCCTGTACGAACCTGCATATCTTGAGGTGGTGGTATGGCAATGA
- a CDS encoding DUF7288 family protein, with translation MAMNDRAQLHTLEGLSAAFIITLTVLTITQSTIIVTPQNELAMDVQLEQLSSDSLAVIDMAHHGPIRNNLTECIAAWDMTEAVYPDNNLEELDAPLSYLLPGILYNVDLAYFNNDDLNVKKVIIHGSPSENAVVVRHLVTLTNETVSLAGGGWNLADDEIKVVEVRMTAWKV, from the coding sequence ATGGCAATGAATGACAGGGCACAGTTGCATACCCTTGAAGGGCTGAGTGCAGCATTCATAATAACATTGACCGTGCTTACGATCACACAGAGCACAATCATAGTAACCCCGCAGAATGAACTTGCTATGGACGTTCAGCTGGAGCAGTTGAGCTCTGATTCACTTGCGGTTATTGACATGGCACACCATGGACCGATTCGCAATAACCTGACAGAATGCATTGCAGCCTGGGATATGACAGAAGCAGTATATCCTGACAATAATCTGGAAGAACTTGACGCACCCCTTTCATACCTGCTGCCGGGAATACTGTACAATGTGGACCTTGCCTACTTCAATAATGATGATCTCAATGTAAAAAAAGTGATCATACATGGTTCACCCTCTGAAAATGCCGTTGTCGTTAGACATTTAGTGACGCTTACTAACGAAACCGTCAGTTTGGCAGGAGGAGGATGGAACCTGGCTGATGATGAAATAAAGGTTGTGGAAGTGAGGATGACAGCATGGAAAGTCTGA
- a CDS encoding DUF7289 family protein has product MIQQDRNNAAVSETLGYILLFAIVTLSMGFIYAVGYPMLQSNIDANIFESAEQSFIVLQSDMDRVAFDQKPVTITRMKLQNSELSVNNGSSMTITYDSTPPLPVNTGNIEFEKDKKKIIYEMGSILESYPPDSMIMVSKPPIYVTDIDNTTVTTVGLISVNGEDSVSGKGIATMTFTHNLSNMSMSSSPTDVEVNINSNYAPVWKKYFEDIGFTVTNTTSSGITAHMNNTMLILSRHVVDVDIS; this is encoded by the coding sequence ATGATTCAACAAGATAGGAACAACGCTGCTGTTTCGGAAACACTTGGATACATCCTGTTGTTTGCGATAGTAACCCTTTCAATGGGTTTTATCTATGCTGTGGGATATCCGATGCTGCAATCGAATATTGATGCCAATATATTTGAAAGCGCAGAGCAGAGTTTTATTGTACTCCAGAGTGACATGGACAGGGTAGCCTTTGACCAGAAACCTGTGACAATTACAAGAATGAAACTGCAGAATTCTGAACTCTCCGTAAACAATGGCTCATCCATGACCATTACCTATGATAGTACTCCCCCTCTGCCTGTTAACACAGGCAATATAGAATTTGAAAAGGACAAAAAGAAGATCATATATGAAATGGGAAGCATCCTCGAGTCCTACCCGCCAGATTCCATGATAATGGTATCCAAACCTCCCATCTATGTAACTGACATAGATAATACCACAGTGACCACCGTAGGACTAATATCGGTCAACGGAGAAGATTCCGTATCAGGTAAAGGAATAGCCACGATGACTTTCACGCATAATCTGAGTAATATGAGTATGAGCTCATCACCTACCGATGTGGAAGTCAATATAAACAGTAATTATGCACCTGTCTGGAAAAAATATTTTGAAGACATAGGTTTTACGGTGACAAATACTACATCTTCTGGAATTACCGCACATATGAACAACACAATGCTGATCCTTAGCAGGCATGTAGTGGATGTGGATATTTCCTGA
- a CDS encoding VWA domain-containing protein, with protein MGNLKKLLCVLALSLLFSISASALDLDFLTSDIQGNAGESASISVLITDNGTAVNNTVVNFTTDMGILNSSSAVTNASGIAEVTLNSTSTGTAHVNASTGNEHDLANVTFLPSEISSILVETDHSVNKAGNITNITFTPVDIFGNVDPDENINLNIIIKDQSGNTIQDIYTTVSSSNTTSLDVNKTDTVFSYAGSSSKNSTLRLNSTIAGNITINSTAGPASNMSCINITAGSPALLRIVYDDDHTVNTNSSIYVSVYDVYENPVEDSNVTFSVISPANTIYNSPVTYNSSSIAHSSGLTDINGKFANIFTADKRAGNNVVQISVINTTLQSNITISGLADRIDDLFLTFSPENVLSNNEDCYTLSARPVDQFLNPIIPLTTPIKEQVRFTTDDGNLVLVPLNSQGRANTIVGPTPYIESLSVTATYRNESGYTNFTNVTELNFTAGPLYMMDFYSVPNTVLSQGLNGNHKSTVTLVALDEWGHSLPDINVTFNNSNTTVGTLTIDGINSTLINATTDSEGRIYGIFEGNVSGNTTIVATSGDINQSANISVKSEPFMSVNLSVQPTSVTSGDLVNITTIISVEGELPITRPAASAMLVLDRSGSMDPDYYAGTPLDVVLVIDRSGSMSDQPITDARDAAKEFTDNLVSNSGTGVVSFASSSRVDMGMTLLNSYDNKAAVKSAIDSIDDGGMTAMGEGMADANDLLINHGRSDARKVMIVLTDGETNSGDDRDGEDAIAFANSNGVTIYTIGLGSSLDEALLRHIASETGGAYYNAPDSSDLSEIYNTIAQELSDYDISDIEYGVEGFTPYDYTFRDSLSMPFSSEETFLINDTINDLKVQLEWEDSSSDLDLQLTSPSGIIYGISDNTTGYYPVSDTSEYIWIQPLSYLYPDNDYDSVEKGIWTIRVTGSGTGTENFNIATYIDKKSAAKLSSHAFMSSFDESRGDTAGLALYSFENEITSDNQTSYVFDNSSWVGYFTPEIGGFYTFNISWEDASLMDVDLYDGMDVLSSSNGTAACGVSSMLSAGDTYYIDISKGAGALTDTRFTINVSTSEPDTVMTAYYDSSGGGGTPKFRTWNGLEWSVEQSANYIGGSPYYVVLESSPLNSEIIMGTADSNNDVNVQVWDGSSWSGVNQLTGNLDSYERRGFDIKYEQLSGDAVVAYMDKNIDDGVPQYRVWDGSSWSSDAAVDGSIPGAGDIGWVRLEAKPGSDEMVLVALDDERDIRAQVWDGDSWSNTVLITNDARATSYQCFDVVYEQGTGRAIVAWADRGTDTVRYRIWDGNSWSTASDMYVPDNRVYWIKMAADPNSNDILLAAEDNAYDVNVLSWNGSAWSAPVQIGNDVPEYSRRSVDVTFEQSNGKGIVVWANRNSVPEYRTWNGSSWSDESLASDSGSSGYVRWVQLTPDPESNDVFLMTSDWNNDLNIQKWDGSSWSIVTEVETSSTRYYECFDIVFSNKDDTPVSTPVSWSEWGASVTSTLENDSLSHLENAIDTMTADGLTAIDEGMYASNNELSLVDGNSTMVIMTDGLDNAGYHSLLEEAYRAKENDTVIYTVGFGNNEYEVDPVLAEVAEITGGEYYFAPNSSVLKDIFTGIASQITNFSAGGPVLDIHVPHNYITSSSAAKATYISGSSNSTTGNATLFMAPTAPATGNAEPTITTSGNSSSLEWQLPNMGPGDKWGVWYQMRVDGAGYVPIIMPTSTVTYTDLGGENITVYIPSGGSASVGGGGANVLSYSLGTFEMAPDRSIMRIGNTANIGLTLLDTLDNSSFAYVHLYSNIGYFENYENPINVTVVGSDTVDFTSINAGKACITAYAYNVNNVSDVLIARDEIYVRPKGMISIS; from the coding sequence ATGGGGAATCTGAAAAAATTATTATGCGTCTTAGCTTTATCCCTTCTGTTTTCAATTTCAGCTTCGGCGCTGGATCTGGACTTCCTGACATCGGATATTCAGGGTAACGCAGGTGAGTCTGCCAGCATCAGTGTGCTTATTACAGATAACGGCACGGCTGTAAACAACACTGTAGTAAATTTCACAACAGATATGGGTATTCTTAACTCTTCTTCTGCGGTCACAAATGCTTCGGGCATTGCAGAGGTGACTCTTAATTCCACGTCAACAGGAACTGCACACGTTAATGCGAGTACAGGAAATGAACACGATCTTGCAAATGTAACGTTTCTGCCATCTGAAATATCTTCAATACTTGTCGAAACCGATCATTCAGTAAATAAGGCCGGTAATATCACCAATATTACATTCACACCGGTGGACATCTTCGGTAACGTGGATCCGGATGAGAACATCAACTTGAACATTATAATAAAAGATCAGTCAGGAAATACGATTCAGGATATTTATACAACTGTATCCTCTTCCAATACAACATCGCTGGATGTCAATAAAACAGATACAGTATTCTCATATGCAGGCTCTTCATCCAAAAATTCAACCCTGCGTCTTAATTCCACAATCGCGGGAAACATTACAATCAATTCAACTGCCGGTCCCGCTTCAAATATGTCCTGTATTAATATAACAGCCGGCTCTCCCGCCCTTTTGAGGATTGTATATGATGACGATCATACTGTCAACACGAATTCAAGTATTTATGTTAGTGTTTATGATGTCTACGAAAATCCCGTAGAGGATTCCAATGTCACTTTCTCCGTGATATCTCCTGCAAACACAATCTATAATAGTCCGGTTACGTACAACTCTTCTTCTATTGCCCATAGCAGCGGCCTGACAGATATCAATGGTAAATTCGCGAATATCTTTACAGCAGATAAAAGAGCTGGTAACAATGTAGTACAAATAAGTGTTATCAACACCACTTTACAGTCGAATATCACAATTAGCGGTCTTGCAGATAGGATCGATGATCTTTTCCTTACTTTCAGTCCTGAAAATGTTCTCTCGAACAATGAGGATTGTTATACATTATCGGCCCGTCCTGTGGACCAGTTCCTCAATCCGATAATACCACTCACAACTCCGATAAAGGAACAGGTCAGGTTCACAACAGATGATGGTAATCTGGTATTGGTACCACTGAACAGTCAGGGACGGGCAAACACTATCGTAGGTCCCACCCCGTATATAGAATCTTTATCGGTTACAGCTACTTACAGGAATGAATCCGGATATACGAATTTCACCAATGTCACTGAACTTAATTTTACAGCCGGACCACTTTACATGATGGACTTTTATTCTGTTCCGAATACTGTCTTGTCACAGGGTTTAAACGGCAACCACAAGTCTACTGTCACTCTTGTTGCGCTGGATGAATGGGGTCATTCGCTGCCTGATATCAATGTAACGTTCAACAATAGCAATACAACGGTCGGAACTCTTACAATCGACGGGATCAATTCAACCCTTATCAATGCCACTACCGATTCCGAAGGAAGGATATATGGTATTTTTGAAGGCAACGTTTCAGGAAACACGACTATTGTAGCTACTAGTGGAGACATTAACCAATCCGCCAATATCAGTGTCAAAAGTGAACCTTTTATGAGTGTTAACCTGAGTGTACAACCCACATCGGTGACATCAGGTGATCTCGTAAATATAACAACGATCATTTCCGTGGAAGGTGAACTACCTATCACCAGACCAGCGGCAAGTGCCATGCTTGTCCTTGATCGTTCGGGAAGTATGGATCCTGACTATTATGCGGGTACTCCGCTTGATGTGGTACTTGTGATTGACCGTTCGGGAAGTATGTCCGATCAGCCTATTACTGATGCAAGGGACGCTGCAAAAGAGTTCACCGATAACCTTGTTTCCAATTCCGGGACAGGAGTCGTTTCATTTGCTAGCTCAAGCAGGGTGGACATGGGTATGACACTGCTGAACTCATATGATAACAAGGCTGCCGTAAAAAGCGCTATCGACTCGATAGATGATGGCGGTATGACTGCAATGGGTGAAGGGATGGCGGATGCTAATGACCTTCTTATAAATCATGGCCGTTCAGATGCCAGAAAAGTGATGATCGTTCTCACGGATGGAGAAACGAATTCCGGAGATGATCGGGATGGTGAAGATGCTATTGCGTTTGCAAATTCCAATGGTGTCACAATCTATACCATCGGTCTTGGAAGCAGTCTTGATGAAGCACTGCTCAGACATATCGCATCTGAGACCGGGGGTGCGTACTATAATGCACCTGACAGTTCCGATCTGAGTGAGATATACAATACGATTGCCCAGGAACTGAGTGATTATGATATATCTGATATAGAATATGGTGTGGAAGGTTTCACCCCATATGATTATACTTTCCGGGATTCTCTGTCCATGCCATTTTCTTCCGAAGAAACTTTCCTGATCAACGATACTATCAATGATCTTAAGGTGCAGCTTGAATGGGAAGATAGTTCTTCGGACCTTGATCTTCAACTGACAAGTCCTTCCGGAATTATCTATGGTATTAGTGATAATACAACAGGCTACTATCCTGTTAGTGATACTTCCGAGTACATCTGGATACAGCCGCTATCCTATCTGTATCCTGATAATGACTATGATTCTGTGGAAAAGGGCATATGGACTATCAGGGTAACGGGTTCAGGCACAGGTACTGAGAATTTCAATATTGCTACCTATATCGACAAGAAAAGTGCTGCTAAATTGTCCTCCCATGCATTTATGTCAAGCTTTGATGAAAGCAGAGGTGATACGGCAGGGCTGGCTCTCTACAGTTTTGAAAATGAAATAACAAGCGACAACCAGACCAGCTATGTTTTTGATAACAGTAGTTGGGTCGGATATTTCACTCCTGAAATCGGAGGCTTCTATACTTTCAACATATCCTGGGAAGATGCCTCCCTAATGGATGTTGACCTTTACGATGGTATGGATGTTCTTTCATCTTCCAATGGAACTGCCGCCTGCGGGGTCTCTTCAATGCTTTCGGCAGGAGATACGTATTATATTGATATATCCAAGGGAGCAGGAGCACTTACGGATACCCGATTTACGATCAACGTCTCCACATCAGAACCGGATACTGTCATGACAGCCTACTATGATAGCAGTGGTGGTGGAGGTACTCCTAAGTTCAGGACCTGGAATGGTCTTGAATGGTCAGTTGAGCAATCGGCCAACTATATAGGTGGAAGTCCCTATTATGTGGTTCTTGAATCCAGTCCGTTGAACTCTGAGATCATTATGGGTACTGCTGACAGTAATAATGATGTGAATGTTCAGGTCTGGGATGGCTCCTCATGGAGTGGTGTTAACCAGTTAACAGGAAATCTCGATTCCTATGAAAGAAGAGGTTTCGACATAAAGTACGAACAGCTCTCAGGGGATGCAGTCGTAGCCTATATGGATAAGAATATAGACGATGGAGTTCCACAGTATCGTGTCTGGGATGGCTCTTCCTGGAGTTCTGATGCAGCAGTTGATGGAAGCATTCCCGGCGCAGGTGATATCGGATGGGTAAGGCTTGAGGCAAAACCCGGTTCAGATGAAATGGTCCTTGTGGCTCTTGACGATGAAAGAGATATACGTGCGCAGGTCTGGGACGGTGATTCATGGAGCAATACGGTTCTTATTACAAATGATGCCAGGGCTACAAGCTATCAGTGTTTTGATGTGGTATATGAACAGGGCACGGGTAGAGCCATTGTTGCCTGGGCCGATCGGGGTACCGATACAGTAAGATATCGTATATGGGACGGAAACTCATGGAGTACTGCTTCGGACATGTATGTCCCGGATAACCGTGTATACTGGATTAAAATGGCTGCAGATCCAAATTCAAACGATATTCTCCTGGCAGCAGAAGATAATGCCTATGATGTTAATGTGCTTTCATGGAATGGCTCTGCTTGGTCTGCACCTGTGCAGATTGGGAATGACGTACCTGAATACAGCAGAAGATCTGTTGATGTTACTTTTGAGCAGTCCAACGGAAAAGGCATTGTTGTTTGGGCTAATAGAAATTCCGTTCCTGAATATCGGACATGGAATGGCTCTTCGTGGAGCGATGAATCACTGGCATCGGATTCCGGTAGCAGTGGTTACGTACGCTGGGTACAACTGACACCGGATCCCGAAAGTAATGATGTATTTCTCATGACCTCCGACTGGAACAATGACCTGAATATTCAGAAATGGGACGGCTCTTCATGGAGTATAGTCACAGAGGTTGAAACATCATCAACCAGGTACTATGAGTGCTTTGATATCGTATTCAGCAATAAGGATGATACTCCGGTGAGTACCCCGGTATCATGGAGTGAATGGGGGGCCAGTGTAACATCCACTCTGGAAAATGATTCCCTTTCCCACCTTGAAAACGCGATTGACACAATGACAGCGGACGGACTTACCGCAATAGATGAAGGTATGTATGCTTCCAATAACGAACTTTCATTGGTGGATGGCAATTCCACGATGGTGATCATGACGGACGGTCTTGACAATGCAGGCTATCATTCCCTGCTTGAGGAGGCTTACCGGGCAAAGGAGAACGATACCGTGATATATACTGTGGGCTTTGGTAACAATGAATACGAGGTCGATCCAGTGCTTGCTGAGGTCGCAGAGATCACAGGTGGTGAATACTACTTTGCACCAAACTCCAGCGTGCTTAAGGATATCTTCACAGGTATTGCCTCACAGATCACCAACTTCTCTGCAGGCGGTCCAGTCCTGGATATACATGTCCCTCATAATTACATTACCTCTTCGTCGGCTGCAAAGGCAACATACATCTCCGGAAGCAGCAACTCTACAACCGGCAATGCAACCTTGTTCATGGCACCCACAGCACCTGCCACCGGGAATGCTGAACCCACTATAACCACCTCAGGGAACAGTTCCTCTCTTGAGTGGCAATTGCCGAATATGGGGCCAGGTGACAAATGGGGGGTATGGTATCAGATGAGGGTGGATGGTGCGGGCTATGTGCCTATAATCATGCCGACATCCACGGTTACATACACCGATCTTGGCGGAGAGAACATCACCGTATATATCCCAAGTGGGGGAAGTGCAAGTGTAGGCGGTGGCGGCGCAAATGTTCTTTCATATTCACTGGGAACTTTTGAAATGGCTCCCGACCGTTCAATCATGAGAATAGGCAATACTGCGAATATCGGCTTGACACTCCTGGATACGCTGGATAACTCCAGTTTTGCATATGTCCATCTTTACAGCAATATAGGCTATTTTGAAAATTACGAGAACCCGATAAATGTAACTGTAGTGGGTTCCGATACTGTGGATTTCACAAGTATCAATGCCGGGAAGGCGTGCATTACTGCTTATGCCTACAACGTAAATAACGTAAGCGATGTACTCATAGCCAGAGATGAGATATATGTCCGGCCAAAAGGGATGATAAGTATCAGCTGA
- a CDS encoding DUF7287 family protein: MNMDNEGQMHIDYLIGISIFLMGIVFVFTYTTGLFTPFQSNSDEVTLIADRISTNIIEQNMSAGDPLTTNLLNGTKVDDFFNNSNSNYEGVINYYGMNSSYLRYEFNITLQNITAGTLDYSTGKPLPMQGNIGQTKRIVLVRNQNTGDEVRAILAVRVW, from the coding sequence ATGAATATGGATAATGAAGGACAAATGCACATCGACTACCTGATCGGAATCTCAATATTCCTTATGGGTATCGTTTTTGTTTTCACTTATACTACAGGACTGTTCACCCCCTTCCAATCCAATTCAGACGAAGTCACATTAATAGCTGACAGAATATCAACAAATATAATAGAACAAAACATGAGTGCCGGTGACCCACTGACAACAAACCTTCTTAATGGCACGAAAGTAGATGATTTTTTCAACAACTCAAACAGCAATTATGAAGGCGTTATCAATTACTATGGAATGAACAGTTCTTACCTTCGATATGAGTTCAATATTACTTTGCAGAACATAACTGCGGGCACTCTCGATTACTCAACTGGCAAGCCATTACCGATGCAGGGAAATATCGGTCAGACTAAAAGAATCGTACTGGTCCGAAATCAAAACACGGGTGATGAAGTCCGGGCGATCTTAGCTGTGAGGGTGTGGTAA